One Longimicrobium terrae DNA segment encodes these proteins:
- a CDS encoding menaquinone biosynthesis decarboxylase, with the protein MVFQNLREFLRYLDRTGQLVRVREPVSVDLEMAEITDRAMKLPGGGPALFFERPVLMDGTESDIPVAINVFGSWKRMAAALGVRDVEEHAARIADLIKPEIPKGLWGKMQMLPKLVELTKVPPRPFKGDPPCQEVILREGEFDLTKLPVLKTWPDDGGPFITLPMVITSDPETGIQNIGMYRMQVFGPTTTGMHWQQHKGGAGHYRAWKRGPGGRMPVVVAIGGDPATMYTPSAPLPPGIDEYLFGGFLRREPVYTAKAITCDLTIPAQAEIVLEGYVDTDEDLTIEGPFGDHTGFYTLEELYPVFHVTTVTMRADPVYPATLVGRPPVEDVYLGGATERMFLPLARLTIPEIVDYHMPPEGVFHNLVFVSIRKEYPGQAYKVMNGLWGLGLMSLAKVIVVVDEWIDVRNTQEAWWYALGNIDPERDVRIAKGPVDDLDHASQIPSFGSKMGIDGTKKWATEGFVRPWPEMIEMSPEIKERIDRIWPLLGIRPID; encoded by the coding sequence ATGGTCTTTCAGAACCTGCGCGAGTTTCTGCGCTACCTAGACCGCACCGGCCAGCTGGTGCGCGTGCGCGAGCCGGTGTCGGTGGATCTGGAGATGGCGGAGATCACCGACCGCGCCATGAAGCTTCCCGGCGGCGGCCCGGCGCTGTTCTTTGAGCGGCCGGTGCTGATGGACGGCACGGAAAGCGACATCCCCGTGGCCATCAACGTCTTCGGCTCGTGGAAGCGGATGGCGGCGGCGCTGGGCGTGCGCGACGTGGAAGAGCACGCCGCCCGCATCGCCGACCTCATCAAGCCCGAGATCCCCAAGGGGCTGTGGGGCAAGATGCAGATGCTGCCCAAGCTCGTCGAGCTCACCAAGGTGCCGCCGCGGCCGTTCAAGGGCGATCCGCCGTGCCAGGAAGTCATCCTGCGCGAAGGCGAGTTCGACCTTACCAAGCTGCCGGTGCTCAAGACGTGGCCGGACGACGGCGGGCCGTTCATCACCCTGCCGATGGTGATCACCTCGGACCCGGAAACGGGGATTCAGAACATCGGCATGTACCGCATGCAGGTGTTCGGGCCCACGACCACGGGAATGCACTGGCAGCAGCACAAGGGTGGGGCGGGGCACTACCGCGCGTGGAAGCGCGGGCCGGGCGGGCGCATGCCCGTGGTCGTGGCGATCGGCGGGGACCCGGCGACCATGTACACGCCCAGCGCGCCGCTACCGCCGGGCATCGACGAGTACCTGTTCGGCGGCTTTCTGCGCCGCGAGCCGGTGTACACCGCCAAGGCAATCACCTGCGACCTGACCATTCCGGCGCAGGCGGAAATCGTGCTGGAAGGCTACGTCGACACGGACGAAGACCTCACCATCGAGGGCCCGTTCGGCGATCACACCGGCTTCTACACGCTGGAAGAGCTGTATCCCGTCTTTCACGTCACCACGGTGACGATGCGCGCGGACCCGGTCTATCCGGCCACGCTGGTGGGCCGGCCGCCGGTGGAGGACGTGTACCTGGGCGGCGCCACGGAGCGCATGTTTCTGCCGCTGGCCCGGCTCACGATCCCCGAGATCGTGGACTACCACATGCCGCCGGAGGGCGTGTTCCACAACCTGGTGTTCGTCAGCATCCGCAAGGAGTATCCGGGGCAGGCGTACAAGGTGATGAACGGCCTGTGGGGGCTGGGGCTGATGTCGCTGGCCAAGGTGATTGTGGTCGTAGACGAGTGGATCGACGTGCGCAACACGCAGGAGGCGTGGTGGTACGCGCTGGGCAACATCGACCCGGAGCGCGACGTGCGCATCGCCAAGGGCCCGGTGGACGACCTGGACCACGCCTCGCAGATCCCGTCGTTCGGCAGCAAGATGGGGATCGACGGGACCAAGAAGTGGGCGACGGAGGGATTCGTTCGCCCGTGGCCGGAGATGATCGAGATGTCGCCGGAGATCAAGGAGCGCATCGACCGCATCTGGCCGCTCCTCGGCATCCGCCCCATCGATTGA
- a CDS encoding class I SAM-dependent methyltransferase gives MPESNARPTALPAPAQKAAHVRDMFGAIAPRYDLLNHVLSMNIDRLWRRLAVRRLNWQRVPDGTYLDNCAGTLDLAVALAGRGGFRGRVVGSDFTYEMLERGVDAGKTRTVPVRPACADALALPYADATFDGATVGFGVRNLADLDAGLREMARVLKPGAKLVILEFTNPTWEPFRTLYRMYSMHVLPRIGRMISSHPSAYNYLPESVVQFPAPKELARRMADAGFDGVQWTTLSGGIAALHHGTRR, from the coding sequence ATGCCAGAGAGCAACGCGCGGCCCACCGCGCTTCCCGCGCCGGCCCAGAAAGCGGCGCACGTGCGCGACATGTTCGGCGCCATCGCGCCGCGCTACGACCTGCTGAACCACGTTCTGTCGATGAACATCGACCGGCTGTGGCGCCGCCTGGCCGTGCGCCGGCTGAACTGGCAGCGGGTTCCGGACGGCACCTACCTGGACAACTGCGCCGGCACGCTGGACTTGGCCGTGGCGTTGGCCGGGCGCGGCGGATTCCGCGGCCGCGTCGTGGGCAGCGACTTTACGTACGAGATGCTGGAGCGCGGCGTGGACGCGGGAAAGACCCGCACCGTCCCCGTGCGCCCCGCCTGCGCCGACGCTCTCGCGCTTCCCTACGCGGACGCCACTTTCGACGGCGCCACGGTCGGCTTCGGCGTGCGCAACCTGGCGGACCTGGACGCCGGATTGCGGGAGATGGCGCGCGTGCTCAAGCCGGGCGCGAAGCTCGTGATCCTGGAGTTCACCAATCCCACCTGGGAGCCGTTCCGCACGCTGTACCGCATGTACAGCATGCACGTGCTGCCCCGCATCGGCCGCATGATCAGCAGCCACCCGTCCGCGTACAACTACCTCCCCGAGTCCGTGGTGCAGTTCCCCGCGCCGAAGGAGCTGGCGCGGCGGATGGCGGACGCAGGGTTTGACGGGGTGCAGTGGACCACGCTCAGCGGGGGAATCGCCGCCCTTCACCACGGTACGCGCCGATGA
- a CDS encoding phage tail sheath C-terminal domain-containing protein, protein MPSVLSYPGVYVEEVPSGVRTITGVSTSVTAFAGAARRGPLNRAVRVQSFADYERAFGGLVSEYELGYAVRQFFQNGGGEAWVIRLAKNASAAFADLPGATGASLRLTARDEGAAGNAIQVQVSHDTATPGSTFTLSLQYTSANATENRGETFADLSMNSSDARYVLDVVNDGSALVTAEVTAPANALSAVKGASYSGVVGDVATLVTPTANRLQVVVNGDAPVEVVLDPATDVAGADPAARLATLAGAIAGAVPSITCTPDAGRLKLESKQTGERSSVRVLPGAGNDASAALKLGSVNGGTEVDAAAAIRPAEQPGGAAVTSDTLALADVTAPAPGAEKVSVSVDGYGPDTVTLAYSAAAPGLADRLAAVAAEIQAKVRALKPANAAYAGFTATVEGGTKLRMRSGTRGPGSAVQLAAASGDTLATALKLVGSSAPVQEATLGGGGETAYGPADAYNLFIGDRAARRGIYALEAVDIFNLMCLPGVTDAGILADASAYCRERRAFLIVDAPRNAVTPDAMATLALGSALPKTDRAAVYFPWVYVADPLKGGKPRLSAPSGTIAGLYARTDASRGVWKAPAGTEASLLGVQKTDYHLTDGENGVLNPRGVNAIRTFPGVGPVAWGARTLRGDDKLADEWKYVPVRRLALYIEESLYRGTQWVVFEPNDEPLWAQIRLNLGAFMHNLFRQGAFQGKTPAQAYLVKCDADTTTQNDINLGVVNILVGFAPLKPAEFVIIRLQQKAGQTAS, encoded by the coding sequence ATGCCGTCCGTGCTGAGCTACCCAGGCGTCTACGTGGAGGAAGTCCCAAGTGGAGTGCGCACCATCACAGGCGTCAGCACGTCGGTGACGGCATTCGCGGGCGCCGCCCGGCGCGGCCCGCTGAACCGCGCCGTCCGCGTGCAGAGCTTTGCCGACTACGAGCGCGCGTTTGGCGGGCTGGTGTCGGAGTACGAGCTGGGCTACGCCGTGCGCCAGTTCTTTCAGAACGGCGGCGGCGAGGCCTGGGTCATCCGCCTGGCCAAGAACGCCTCCGCCGCCTTTGCCGACCTGCCCGGCGCCACCGGCGCGTCGCTGCGGCTGACCGCGCGGGACGAAGGCGCGGCCGGCAACGCCATCCAGGTGCAGGTGAGCCACGACACGGCCACCCCCGGCAGCACCTTCACCCTCTCGCTGCAGTACACCTCCGCCAACGCCACGGAAAACCGCGGCGAAACGTTCGCCGACCTCAGCATGAACTCGTCGGACGCGCGCTACGTGCTGGACGTGGTGAACGACGGCTCCGCGCTGGTGACGGCCGAGGTGACCGCCCCCGCCAACGCGCTCTCCGCGGTGAAGGGCGCCAGCTACAGCGGCGTGGTGGGCGACGTGGCCACGCTGGTGACGCCGACCGCGAACCGCCTGCAGGTGGTGGTGAACGGCGACGCGCCGGTGGAGGTGGTGCTGGACCCGGCCACCGACGTGGCCGGCGCCGACCCCGCCGCGCGGCTGGCCACGCTGGCCGGCGCCATTGCCGGCGCCGTGCCCTCCATCACCTGCACCCCCGACGCGGGGCGGCTCAAGCTGGAGTCCAAGCAGACGGGCGAGCGCTCCAGCGTGCGCGTGCTGCCGGGCGCGGGCAACGACGCCTCCGCCGCGCTCAAGCTGGGGAGCGTGAACGGCGGCACCGAGGTGGACGCGGCCGCCGCCATCCGCCCTGCGGAGCAGCCCGGCGGCGCCGCCGTCACCAGCGACACGCTGGCGCTGGCGGACGTGACCGCGCCGGCGCCGGGGGCCGAAAAGGTGAGCGTGAGCGTGGACGGATACGGGCCGGATACGGTGACGCTGGCCTACTCGGCCGCGGCGCCGGGGCTGGCGGACCGCCTGGCCGCGGTCGCCGCCGAGATCCAGGCCAAGGTGCGCGCGCTCAAGCCCGCCAACGCGGCGTACGCGGGCTTCACGGCCACGGTGGAAGGCGGCACCAAGCTGCGCATGCGCTCCGGCACCCGCGGACCCGGCTCCGCCGTGCAGTTGGCGGCCGCGTCGGGCGACACGCTCGCCACGGCGCTCAAGCTCGTCGGGAGCAGCGCGCCCGTGCAGGAAGCCACGCTGGGCGGCGGCGGCGAGACGGCGTACGGCCCGGCGGACGCCTACAACCTGTTCATCGGCGACCGGGCGGCGCGCAGGGGGATCTACGCGCTGGAGGCGGTGGACATCTTCAACCTGATGTGCCTGCCGGGGGTGACGGACGCGGGGATTCTGGCAGACGCCAGCGCCTACTGCCGCGAGCGCCGCGCCTTTCTGATCGTGGACGCGCCCCGCAACGCCGTGACGCCCGACGCCATGGCCACGCTGGCGCTGGGGTCCGCGCTCCCCAAGACGGACCGCGCCGCCGTCTACTTTCCCTGGGTGTACGTGGCCGACCCGCTCAAGGGGGGCAAGCCGCGCCTCTCCGCGCCGTCGGGGACCATCGCGGGGCTGTACGCGCGCACCGATGCCTCGCGCGGCGTGTGGAAGGCGCCCGCGGGTACCGAGGCATCGCTGCTGGGCGTGCAGAAGACGGACTACCACCTGACGGACGGCGAGAACGGCGTGCTGAACCCGCGCGGGGTGAACGCCATCCGCACCTTTCCCGGCGTGGGCCCGGTGGCGTGGGGCGCCCGCACGCTGCGCGGCGACGACAAGCTGGCGGACGAGTGGAAGTACGTGCCGGTGCGCCGCCTGGCGCTGTACATCGAAGAAAGCCTGTACCGCGGAACGCAGTGGGTGGTGTTCGAGCCCAACGACGAGCCGCTGTGGGCGCAGATCCGGCTGAACCTCGGCGCCTTCATGCACAACCTGTTTCGCCAGGGCGCGTTCCA
- a CDS encoding sigma-70 family RNA polymerase sigma factor, with product MNATQVSDHELVTRAQQGSEKAYRELLGRYERPVFSIIYRMIRDREQAEDLAQETFVRVFNHIDRYDPKYKFSSWIFKIATNLTIDHIRRKELNTVSIDGSRNATTAEQIEATAITIISPDENPEELLEAKELGEEIEEAIGRLRPEYRAAILLRHVEGREYQEIAEIMALPLGTVKTYIHRGRNELRETLQHLKV from the coding sequence GTGAACGCAACTCAGGTCTCCGACCACGAACTGGTCACCCGCGCCCAGCAGGGCAGCGAAAAGGCCTATCGGGAACTCCTCGGCCGCTACGAGCGCCCGGTGTTTTCCATCATCTATCGCATGATCCGCGACCGCGAACAGGCCGAAGACCTGGCGCAGGAAACGTTCGTGCGCGTGTTCAACCACATCGACAGGTACGATCCCAAGTACAAGTTCAGCAGCTGGATCTTCAAGATCGCCACCAACCTTACGATCGACCACATCCGTCGTAAGGAGCTGAACACGGTTTCCATCGACGGATCGCGCAACGCCACCACGGCGGAGCAGATCGAGGCCACGGCCATCACCATCATCTCGCCGGATGAAAATCCCGAGGAGCTGCTGGAGGCCAAGGAGCTGGGCGAGGAGATCGAGGAGGCCATCGGCAGGCTGCGCCCGGAGTACCGGGCGGCCATCCTGCTGCGTCACGTGGAAGGGCGCGAGTACCAGGAAATCGCCGAAATCATGGCGCTGCCCCTGGGCACCGTAAAGACCTACATCCACCGCGGGCGCAACGAGCTGCGCGAAACGCTGCAGCATCTGAAAGTCTGA